The genome window GCTGGCGGTTTTGGTTTATGTGGTATTCCTGAAAACCTAATTAAAGAAATTAAACGCAAAGGTACAACGGGCTTAACCGTTGTTTCTAATAACTGTGGTACGCACGAGCACGGTTTAGGTATGTTGCTAATTGATAAGCAAATTAAAAAGATGGTTGCCTCATATGTAGGTGAAAACGATATTTTTGAAGCGCAAATGATGAGTGGCGAGCTGGAAGTAGAATTAACGCCACAAGGTACCCTAGCTGAAAAAATGCGTGCTGGCGGTGCCGGTATTCCAGCTTTCTTCACCGCAACAGGTGTTGGTACACCAGTAGCTGAAGGCAAAGAAGAGCGCAATATTAAAGGCCGTGATTATATTCTTGAAGAATCAATCACTGGTGAATTTGCCATCGTAAAAGCGTGGAAAGCAGATACCTTTGGTAATCTAGTATTTAGAAAAACTGCTCGTAACTTCAACCCGTTAGCGGCAACAGCCGGAAAAATTACCGTGGTAGAAGTAGAAGAGATTGTAGAGCCAGGTGAATTAGACCCAGATCATATTCACGTACCGGGTATCTACGTTAACCGCCTTATAAAAGGCACTTTTGAAAAACAAATTGAACAACGCACTGTGCGTTCGTAATTGGAGATTTTAACAATGACTTTATCTCGTGAACAATTAGCACAACGTGTTGCACAAGAATTACAAGATGGTTACTACGTTAACCTTGGTATTGGTATCCCTACTTTAGTTGCTAACTACGTTCCTGAGGGAATGGAAGTTATGCTGCAATCTGAAAACGGTTTATTAGGTATGGGCCCTTTCCCTACTGAAGAAGAAATTGATGCCGATTTAATTAACGCCGGTAAACAAACCGTTACTATGGCAACTGGTGCTTCGTTATTTGATAGCGCCGAATCTTTTGCGATGATCCGTGGCGGTCATGTTGATTTAACCGTACTTGGCGCTTTTGAAGTCGATGTAAACGGTAATATTGCTTCTTACATGATCCCGGGCAAGCTTATTAAAGGGATGGGCGGCGCAATGGATTTAGTTGCTGGCGCTGACAACATTATCGTAACTATGACTCATGCTTCTAAGCACGGCGTATCAAAGCTTCTTTCTAACTGTACTCTGCCGTTAACGGGTAGAGGCTGCATTAAAAAGGTTTTAACTGATTTAGCCTTTATTGAAATAAAAGACGGTAAATTTCACTTACTTGAACGTGCACCTGGTGTTAGCGTTGAAGAAATTATTAAACTAACGGAAGGTGAATTAGTAGTTCCAGATCACGTTCCTGAAATGCAGTTTTAACTAAATATGAGTATTCATCATCACTGATAGTGCAGATTTTTTTGCCTAAAATGATACGAAGATTCAGAAGCATAAAGCTTATTATATTGATATAAGCTAATTGAAAAGTTAATAGGAATGAAAATGAGTAAACGTGAAGTAGTATTTTTAAGTGGTGTGCGTAGTGCAATCGCTGATTTTGGTGGCTCTTTAAAGGGCGTTGCTCCTACAGATTTAGCCGGTCAAATGGTTGGTGAAGCGGTTAAACGCGCAGGTGTTAGCAGCGATGACGTTGGTCATTGTGTTATTGGTAACG of Thalassotalea fonticola contains these proteins:
- a CDS encoding CoA transferase subunit A → MAGFNKVVNSYEEAMAGLEDNMTVIAGGFGLCGIPENLIKEIKRKGTTGLTVVSNNCGTHEHGLGMLLIDKQIKKMVASYVGENDIFEAQMMSGELEVELTPQGTLAEKMRAGGAGIPAFFTATGVGTPVAEGKEERNIKGRDYILEESITGEFAIVKAWKADTFGNLVFRKTARNFNPLAATAGKITVVEVEEIVEPGELDPDHIHVPGIYVNRLIKGTFEKQIEQRTVRS
- a CDS encoding 3-oxoacid CoA-transferase subunit B, translated to MTLSREQLAQRVAQELQDGYYVNLGIGIPTLVANYVPEGMEVMLQSENGLLGMGPFPTEEEIDADLINAGKQTVTMATGASLFDSAESFAMIRGGHVDLTVLGAFEVDVNGNIASYMIPGKLIKGMGGAMDLVAGADNIIVTMTHASKHGVSKLLSNCTLPLTGRGCIKKVLTDLAFIEIKDGKFHLLERAPGVSVEEIIKLTEGELVVPDHVPEMQF